From one Sulfurovum sp. UBA12169 genomic stretch:
- a CDS encoding DNA ligase (NAD(+)) LigA, protein MTKETYLKKIEILKKWAHAYYVEDNPVASDEEYDKLYHEVLAYEKAHPKEVAEDSPTRRVGGVIRDEFSKAKHIRRMWSMEDVFSNKEVAQWLARVEKNAGRCEYFCEPKFDGASMNLLYEKGRLIRAITRGDGVVGEDVTDNVRTIRSVPLGIDYPGRIEIRGEVVIRKDDFEAINQERLAAGEPLFANPRNAAAGSLRQLDSGITAKRRLVFYPWGIGENTLEQPKLSQKMDFIHALGFLKPPYMQECKNIEEIESFYQELIALRDVIPMMMDGMVIKVDEVDKQEELGYTVKFPKWMCAYKFPAIEKVTKIKGITLQVGRTGVVTPVAEVEEVDIEGVKVNRATLHNFDEIERKDIRIGDSVIIIRSGDVIPKIIKVLTDRRDGSEKPVNRPTLCPTCHSELLDEGALIKCQNLHCPDRVINSIIHFAKKGCMNIDGLGSKIVELLVKEKIIKDILDLYFIKPENLVSLEGFKEKKINNLLQAIQASKGAPLYRLINAMGIEHIGEVASKALALEFGLRIVDARFEQIIAIDGIGEEMANSLLEFMRVNHDFVLQLFDVIRPAIEQKVEAADNPFKDKTVVLTGTMSQNRDEIKKMLEALGAKVSGSVSKKTDFVIFGEEAGTKLEKAQSLGVATLSEEQMKEMI, encoded by the coding sequence ATGACCAAAGAAACTTACCTAAAAAAAATTGAAATCCTTAAAAAATGGGCGCATGCTTATTATGTTGAGGATAATCCTGTAGCCAGTGATGAAGAGTATGATAAACTCTATCATGAGGTACTTGCATACGAAAAGGCACATCCAAAGGAAGTGGCGGAAGATTCACCAACCAGAAGGGTGGGGGGTGTCATACGCGATGAGTTTTCCAAGGCCAAGCATATCAGGCGTATGTGGAGCATGGAAGATGTCTTCAGCAACAAAGAGGTTGCACAGTGGCTTGCAAGGGTAGAGAAAAATGCGGGCAGATGCGAGTATTTTTGCGAACCAAAATTTGACGGCGCAAGCATGAACCTGCTTTATGAAAAAGGGAGACTAATACGGGCTATTACGCGCGGGGACGGAGTTGTGGGCGAGGATGTTACGGATAATGTGCGCACTATCCGTTCGGTGCCGCTAGGGATTGATTATCCTGGACGTATTGAGATACGGGGCGAAGTAGTTATTCGTAAAGATGATTTTGAGGCCATCAATCAAGAGCGCTTGGCAGCAGGGGAACCGCTTTTTGCCAATCCCCGAAATGCCGCCGCAGGAAGCCTTAGGCAGCTTGACAGCGGCATCACTGCAAAGCGAAGACTTGTTTTTTACCCCTGGGGGATAGGTGAGAATACGCTTGAGCAGCCCAAACTTTCTCAAAAGATGGATTTTATCCATGCGCTTGGATTTTTAAAACCCCCTTATATGCAAGAGTGCAAAAATATCGAAGAGATAGAATCTTTCTATCAAGAGCTTATTGCTTTGCGTGATGTGATACCGATGATGATGGACGGCATGGTGATTAAAGTCGATGAGGTGGACAAACAAGAAGAGCTTGGCTATACAGTGAAATTTCCCAAATGGATGTGTGCGTATAAGTTTCCGGCCATCGAAAAAGTTACCAAGATCAAAGGGATCACTCTGCAGGTAGGGCGTACGGGGGTTGTGACGCCTGTTGCAGAAGTGGAAGAGGTAGACATAGAAGGCGTAAAAGTCAACCGTGCAACACTTCATAATTTTGATGAAATAGAAAGAAAAGATATTCGTATCGGCGATAGCGTTATTATTATACGAAGCGGTGATGTGATTCCAAAGATTATTAAAGTTTTAACCGATAGGCGCGACGGAAGCGAAAAGCCTGTGAATCGTCCGACTTTATGCCCGACATGCCATAGCGAACTTCTTGATGAGGGTGCATTGATTAAGTGCCAAAACTTGCATTGTCCTGACCGTGTAATCAATTCTATTATCCATTTTGCCAAAAAAGGATGCATGAATATTGATGGACTGGGATCGAAAATTGTAGAACTTTTGGTTAAAGAAAAAATCATCAAAGATATTCTTGATCTTTATTTTATTAAACCCGAGAATTTGGTCTCTCTTGAAGGCTTCAAAGAAAAGAAGATCAATAATCTTTTGCAAGCGATCCAGGCAAGCAAAGGCGCGCCGCTTTACAGGCTTATTAATGCCATGGGTATAGAGCATATCGGTGAAGTGGCAAGCAAGGCATTGGCTTTGGAGTTTGGTTTGAGGATCGTGGATGCACGTTTTGAGCAGATTATAGCCATCGACGGCATCGGAGAAGAGATGGCAAATTCGCTTTTGGAGTTTATGCGTGTCAATCATGATTTTGTCTTACAGCTTTTTGATGTGATCAGGCCCGCAATAGAGCAGAAAGTAGAAGCTGCAGACAATCCATTTAAGGATAAAACGGTAGTTCTTACCGGCACAATGAGTCAAAACAGAGATGAGATCAAAAAGATGCTAGAAGCATTGGGCGCAAAAGTAAGCGGATCAGTGAGCAAAAAGACTGATTTTGTGATCTTCGGAGAAGAGGCGGGG
- the tatB gene encoding twin-arginine translocase subunit TatB, with protein sequence MFGIGFTELLLIAIVAILFLGPDKLPEAMVQIAKFIKSVQRTIRDAKISLEEEIKIADLKEEALSYKRQLDEASSELKGFKNIDANPIKEINEAISDAKKTFSGTSLLEEQSEPAAASVEPKRDTVTFEKNKKENDDKGNT encoded by the coding sequence ATGTTTGGAATCGGCTTTACTGAGTTGCTTCTTATTGCTATCGTTGCGATACTGTTTTTAGGGCCCGATAAACTTCCTGAGGCCATGGTGCAAATCGCAAAGTTCATCAAAAGTGTTCAAAGAACCATACGAGATGCAAAAATTTCTTTAGAAGAAGAGATAAAAATTGCAGACCTTAAAGAGGAGGCACTCAGCTACAAAAGACAACTCGATGAGGCTAGCAGTGAACTTAAAGGCTTTAAAAATATAGATGCCAATCCCATCAAAGAGATCAATGAAGCCATAAGCGATGCAAAAAAAACTTTTTCCGGCACCAGTCTTCTTGAAGAACAAAGCGAACCGGCAGCTGCATCGGTGGAACCAAAGCGTGATACCGTTACTTTTGAAAAAAACAAAAAAGAGAATGATGACAAAGGCAATACATAA
- a CDS encoding coproporphyrinogen III oxidase, with product MLVYLHIPYCDSKCYYCSFNSYVDKFDTRTAYMDALYRQLFFELKRFGATKESIETLFIGGGTPSTVAPELYAPLFDLLKPYLQKNAEITTEANPNSATKSWLSGMKALGVNRVSFGVQSFDAAKLKALNRAHSPAQAKEAILWAKTIGFEHLSLDLIYNYQGDTKALLGRDIKEAFALPIDHISAYELTIEEGTAFSMKPQAKQENDDLAFFVSDEIQKKGFSHYEISNYGIYQSKHNKGYWRLENYIGAGAGAVGFLKDRRFYPQNSIDAYIQNPLKIKKEILSEEEMLTEKIFLGLRSTIGIKSSVLTETMHGKAMFLVKEKKLIYKNEIFYNPNYFLSDSLALYLLD from the coding sequence GTGCTAGTCTATCTTCATATCCCCTATTGCGATTCAAAGTGTTATTACTGCAGTTTTAATTCTTATGTCGACAAATTTGATACGCGCACCGCTTATATGGACGCGCTTTACAGGCAGCTCTTTTTTGAATTGAAGCGATTTGGCGCAACAAAAGAGAGTATTGAAACACTTTTCATTGGAGGAGGAACCCCCTCAACGGTTGCGCCGGAACTTTATGCACCTCTTTTTGATTTGCTTAAACCCTATCTTCAAAAAAATGCAGAAATTACTACCGAAGCCAACCCGAACTCGGCAACAAAGTCTTGGCTGAGCGGAATGAAAGCACTCGGCGTCAATCGTGTCAGTTTTGGCGTACAAAGCTTTGATGCAGCAAAACTTAAAGCCCTCAACCGTGCCCATTCGCCCGCACAAGCCAAAGAGGCTATTTTATGGGCAAAAACAATTGGATTTGAACACCTCTCTCTTGATTTAATCTACAATTACCAAGGAGATACGAAAGCTCTGCTTGGCCGAGACATCAAAGAGGCCTTTGCTCTGCCGATTGATCACATATCAGCCTATGAACTCACCATTGAAGAGGGTACGGCATTTTCAATGAAACCCCAAGCAAAACAAGAAAATGACGATTTGGCCTTTTTTGTTTCCGACGAAATCCAAAAAAAAGGATTTTCGCACTATGAAATTTCCAATTACGGCATTTATCAAAGCAAACACAATAAGGGATACTGGAGACTTGAAAATTATATAGGTGCCGGTGCCGGTGCGGTAGGTTTTTTGAAGGATCGTCGTTTTTATCCTCAAAACAGCATTGATGCCTATATTCAAAATCCCCTAAAAATAAAAAAGGAAATTTTAAGCGAAGAAGAAATGCTTACGGAAAAAATATTTTTGGGATTACGCTCAACTATCGGTATCAAAAGCTCTGTTCTTACTGAAACCATGCACGGCAAAGCGATGTTTCTGGTCAAAGAAAAAAAGCTTATCTATAAAAATGAAATTTTTTATAATCCGAACTATTTTCTGAGTGATTCGCTTGCACTCTATCTCTTAGATTAA
- a CDS encoding vancomycin resistance protein: MVAQQASASIYTDIRKLPFKKTALLLGTAKYIAKGQKNYFYTYRIRAAVALFKAGKVKDILVSGDNGTKYYDETTTMQKDLIHAGVPSRHIMLDNAGFRTFDSIARTKEVFEVEDYVIVSQRFHLERALFIAKKKGQKAIGFAAKDIQGTKAAYRMKFREYLARTKAFLDIYLLSIKPMPDTKKEKIVLKS; this comes from the coding sequence ATGGTAGCACAGCAGGCAAGTGCTTCTATTTATACTGATATCCGCAAACTTCCTTTTAAAAAGACTGCATTGCTTTTGGGCACGGCAAAGTACATTGCCAAAGGTCAGAAAAACTATTTTTATACCTATCGCATACGCGCAGCTGTCGCACTTTTCAAAGCAGGCAAAGTAAAAGACATTCTAGTTTCAGGAGACAACGGTACTAAATATTATGATGAAACAACAACAATGCAAAAAGATCTCATTCATGCCGGTGTACCTTCCAGGCATATCATGCTTGACAATGCAGGGTTTAGAACATTTGATTCTATAGCAAGAACCAAGGAGGTTTTTGAAGTAGAGGATTATGTTATCGTCTCTCAACGGTTTCATCTGGAAAGGGCACTGTTTATCGCCAAAAAGAAGGGGCAAAAAGCAATCGGTTTTGCTGCCAAAGATATTCAAGGGACCAAAGCGGCATACAGAATGAAGTTTAGAGAATATCTGGCACGCACCAAAGCATTTTTGGATATCTATCTTTTGTCTATAAAGCCCATGCCGGATACAAAAAAAGAAAAGATAGTTTTAAAGTCATAA
- a CDS encoding tRNA preQ1(34) S-adenosylmethionine ribosyltransferase-isomerase QueA produces the protein MLSPELLTQNYDYKLPEGFIATAPVHPRDHARLLVYDRKSDTITHTTFKHLLDFVPKECDIFLNDTRVIKARIFGTKKSGGKVELLFNKPVDAYHYAVLIRGKVKTGTELLFEDGLAATVTALCDDGSRLVSFTHGGKEIRFETLVPILDKIGHIPLPPYMQREDNKEDEIDYQTLFAKHAGAVAAPTASLHFTPELFAALEVRHKTHRVTLHVGAGTFKPVETEQILDHPMHSEYFHISNEAAKVIQSKTPILAIGTTVTRTVEYFTRTERQEGECNLFLNPHNPPQRVSHLLTNFHLPKSTLIMLVSAFIGREKTLHIYNEAIQEKYRFFSYGDAMLIL, from the coding sequence ATGCTTTCTCCCGAACTTCTTACTCAAAACTATGACTATAAGCTCCCCGAAGGATTCATAGCCACAGCGCCTGTGCATCCAAGGGATCATGCCAGGCTGCTGGTGTATGATAGAAAATCAGATACGATCACCCATACCACCTTTAAACATCTGTTGGATTTTGTTCCCAAAGAGTGTGACATTTTTCTCAATGATACGCGAGTCATCAAGGCGCGTATTTTCGGCACCAAAAAAAGCGGCGGAAAAGTAGAGTTGCTTTTCAATAAACCTGTCGATGCGTATCACTATGCTGTGCTTATACGCGGAAAAGTAAAAACAGGGACGGAGCTTTTGTTTGAAGACGGCTTGGCAGCTACCGTAACCGCGCTATGCGATGACGGCTCGCGTTTGGTCTCCTTTACACATGGGGGCAAAGAGATACGATTTGAAACGCTGGTCCCTATTTTAGACAAAATAGGCCACATTCCTCTTCCTCCCTATATGCAAAGAGAGGATAACAAAGAAGACGAAATCGATTATCAAACGCTTTTTGCCAAACATGCAGGTGCAGTAGCAGCCCCTACGGCCTCTTTGCATTTTACCCCCGAACTTTTTGCTGCTTTAGAAGTCAGACATAAAACACATAGAGTCACGCTGCATGTAGGAGCAGGGACTTTTAAGCCCGTAGAAACTGAACAGATACTTGACCATCCTATGCATTCTGAATATTTTCACATCAGCAACGAAGCAGCAAAAGTCATTCAAAGCAAAACCCCTATTTTAGCCATTGGTACAACCGTAACAAGAACAGTGGAATACTTCACCAGGACAGAACGGCAGGAAGGAGAATGCAACCTTTTTCTAAATCCGCACAATCCGCCCCAAAGAGTTTCTCATCTGCTTACCAATTTTCATTTGCCAAAAAGCACACTAATCATGCTTGTAAGTGCTTTTATCGGGAGAGAGAAAACATTGCACATATACAATGAAGCTATTCAAGAAAAGTATCGTTTTTTTTCATATGGCGATGCCATGCTTATACTTTGA
- a CDS encoding aspartate kinase (catalyzes the formation of 4-phospho-L-aspartate from L-aspartate and ATP, in Bacillus, lysine sensitive; regulated by response to starvation.): MLVVHKYGGTSVGDLSRIENVANRVAKAKEAGDDIVVVVSAMSGETNKLIEYANYFTSSPAKKEMDLLLSAGERVTAALLSIALQAKGYDAVAMSGRQAGIVTDTTHTYARIESIDPAAMQNAIKEGKIVVVAGFQGVSKEGSVTTLGRGGSDLSAVAIAGALNADQCEIYSDVDGIYTTDPRIEPKAKKMDTISYDEMLELSSLGAKVLQNRSVELAKKLNVKLYAKSSFSDNEGTLITQENNSMEAVLVSGVVLDKNQARVTLRGVSDRPGIAAEIFTRLANENINVDMIIQTTGTDGSTNLGFTVPQSELQNARRVMEKFDHDIAGMDFDDHICKVSVVGVGMKSHAGVAAKAFSVLAASNINIQMISTSEIKVSMIIDEKYGELAIRMLHEAYELDK; the protein is encoded by the coding sequence ATGCTAGTCGTACATAAGTATGGGGGAACAAGCGTTGGAGATTTGAGCCGTATAGAAAATGTGGCCAATCGTGTGGCAAAAGCCAAAGAGGCAGGGGATGATATTGTGGTGGTTGTATCGGCAATGAGCGGAGAGACAAACAAGCTTATTGAGTATGCGAATTATTTTACGTCCAGTCCTGCAAAAAAAGAGATGGACTTGTTGTTAAGTGCAGGAGAGAGAGTGACGGCCGCACTTCTTTCTATTGCTTTGCAGGCTAAAGGATATGATGCTGTTGCGATGAGCGGACGTCAAGCAGGGATTGTGACTGACACCACGCATACTTATGCACGTATAGAATCCATAGACCCTGCAGCCATGCAAAATGCAATCAAAGAGGGCAAAATTGTTGTGGTGGCAGGATTTCAGGGGGTGAGCAAAGAAGGGTCGGTGACGACGCTTGGACGCGGAGGTTCGGATCTTTCGGCGGTGGCAATTGCAGGTGCGCTCAATGCAGACCAGTGCGAGATTTATTCGGATGTGGATGGTATCTATACAACAGATCCGCGTATTGAGCCCAAGGCAAAAAAAATGGACACCATCTCTTATGATGAAATGCTTGAGCTTTCTTCTTTGGGGGCGAAGGTTCTGCAAAACCGTTCAGTGGAATTGGCAAAAAAACTTAATGTTAAACTATACGCAAAAAGCAGCTTCAGCGACAATGAAGGCACACTTATTACACAGGAGAACAATAGTATGGAAGCAGTATTAGTCAGCGGGGTTGTCCTTGACAAAAACCAAGCAAGGGTTACACTCAGAGGTGTTTCAGACAGACCGGGAATCGCAGCAGAAATTTTTACAAGATTGGCAAATGAAAACATTAATGTAGATATGATTATCCAAACTACAGGTACAGACGGTTCAACAAATCTTGGATTCACTGTTCCCCAAAGTGAACTTCAAAATGCCAGAAGGGTGATGGAAAAATTTGACCATGATATTGCCGGCATGGATTTTGATGATCACATTTGCAAAGTATCCGTTGTGGGCGTGGGGATGAAGTCGCATGCAGGTGTTGCAGCAAAGGCGTTTAGCGTGCTTGCAGCAAGCAATATTAATATCCAGATGATTTCCACTTCAGAAATCAAAGTCTCTATGATCATCGATGAAAAATATGGAGAACTGGCTATTCGCATGCTCCATGAAGCATATGAGTTAGATAAATAA
- a CDS encoding Holliday junction resolvase RuvX, translating to MKLAGIDIGLKRIGVAICLDDKIVMPQNAILRKNRNQAARDVKTFLHEWEIEKLIVGIPKDGSSSSEMERRIKHFVSLLALDIEIVYQDEQGSSFEAKELTMGEFKHKRDGRLDSVAAKIILERFLHL from the coding sequence ATGAAATTAGCCGGTATAGACATTGGACTTAAGCGTATTGGCGTGGCAATTTGCCTGGATGACAAGATTGTTATGCCTCAAAATGCCATTCTCAGAAAAAACCGCAACCAAGCTGCACGGGATGTAAAAACTTTTTTACACGAATGGGAGATAGAAAAACTAATCGTGGGAATCCCGAAAGACGGCAGCAGCAGCAGCGAAATGGAGCGCCGAATCAAACACTTTGTCTCTCTTTTGGCTCTTGATATCGAAATCGTCTATCAAGACGAACAGGGTTCCAGTTTTGAAGCCAAAGAGCTTACGATGGGAGAGTTTAAACATAAACGAGACGGCAGACTTGATTCTGTGGCAGCAAAGATCATCTTGGAGAGATTTCTGCATTTGTAG
- the folP gene encoding dihydropteroate synthase — MNIYQLGNILDNKAALQALGVEHEGIEIMSKKMELFCFYLKDLKTPAVNILKQDALSIGAELAAPSGVITCEKPLYDCILIGTKKHIEILSRKELAQPFGLKNVAKELKKFLSARIYPLQIMGIINTNDDSFFEGSRFVAQDALLKCQKMIDEGASIIDIGPVSSRPGSQEVSEEEELERVKPLCDAIKAEKLYKKATFSIDSYTPLVVEYALQSGFALINDITGASNDELIKLALKYDAKLCIMHMQGTPQMMQENPHYEDVMTEVSDFFEARIAKCEALGLSPDKLILDVGIGFGKTLEHNLVLLKNLTHFKKFGCELLIGASRKSMIDKIISAPIPERLPGTLAIHLKAVENGASIIRCHDVGEHRQALKVFEAMR; from the coding sequence ATGAATATTTATCAGCTTGGCAATATTCTAGACAACAAGGCGGCTCTTCAAGCATTAGGAGTAGAGCATGAAGGCATAGAGATAATGTCAAAAAAAATGGAGTTGTTTTGCTTCTATCTCAAGGATCTCAAAACTCCCGCAGTCAATATTCTCAAACAAGATGCTCTGAGTATCGGTGCAGAGCTTGCAGCGCCAAGCGGAGTCATTACATGCGAGAAGCCTTTGTATGACTGTATCCTTATTGGCACAAAAAAACATATAGAAATTCTTTCGCGTAAAGAATTGGCTCAGCCCTTTGGGCTTAAAAATGTGGCAAAAGAACTTAAAAAATTTCTTTCTGCCAGAATCTATCCTCTTCAGATTATGGGTATCATCAATACCAATGATGATAGTTTTTTTGAAGGCAGCAGATTTGTAGCGCAGGATGCTCTTTTGAAATGTCAAAAGATGATAGATGAAGGTGCTTCTATCATTGATATCGGTCCGGTATCAAGCCGTCCAGGGTCTCAAGAGGTAAGCGAAGAAGAAGAGCTTGAACGTGTTAAGCCTCTTTGCGATGCCATCAAAGCAGAGAAGCTTTACAAGAAAGCTACTTTCAGCATTGACAGCTACACCCCGTTGGTAGTAGAGTATGCTTTGCAAAGCGGTTTTGCTTTAATCAATGATATCACGGGAGCCAGCAATGATGAGCTAATCAAGCTTGCCTTGAAGTATGATGCAAAACTGTGTATTATGCATATGCAGGGTACTCCCCAAATGATGCAAGAAAATCCACACTATGAAGATGTGATGACAGAGGTAAGTGATTTTTTTGAAGCACGTATCGCAAAGTGTGAAGCGCTAGGGTTAAGCCCGGATAAGCTTATTTTGGATGTAGGTATAGGCTTTGGCAAAACCTTGGAACACAACCTTGTGCTTCTTAAAAATTTGACTCATTTCAAAAAATTTGGTTGCGAGCTTCTTATTGGCGCAAGCAGAAAATCCATGATAGACAAAATTATTTCTGCACCGATACCTGAACGATTGCCGGGAACACTTGCGATTCATCTTAAGGCAGTAGAAAATGGCGCAAGCATTATAAGATGCCATGATGTAGGTGAGCACCGGCAAGCATTAAAAGTATTTGAGGCCATGAGGTGA
- the tatC gene encoding twin-arginine translocase subunit TatC, whose amino-acid sequence MFSELKPHLVELRKRLGLSVLSVFIMFAVAFTFHEPILEWVTHPLNDALTQVSEISKKAAEGMVTTHQVGGAFFVALKVSFFAALIGALPFVLYQLWLFIAPGLYANEKKMILPFVLGGTVMFVIGVLFSYYIVTPFGFQFLITFGSFLYTPLINIEDYVGFFTKIMVGFGISFELPVFAYFLALLGLVTDRTLVDFFKYAIVIIFVVAALLTPPDVLTQFLMAVPLVLLYGLSILIVRMVNPAPKEENDE is encoded by the coding sequence ATGTTTAGTGAATTAAAACCGCATCTTGTAGAGTTAAGAAAAAGACTTGGACTTTCCGTGCTCTCTGTTTTTATCATGTTTGCAGTCGCCTTTACTTTTCATGAGCCTATCTTGGAATGGGTCACCCATCCGCTGAATGACGCGCTTACTCAAGTGTCGGAAATCTCAAAAAAAGCAGCCGAAGGAATGGTGACCACGCATCAGGTGGGAGGAGCCTTTTTTGTGGCGCTGAAAGTCTCTTTTTTTGCAGCATTGATCGGAGCGCTTCCTTTTGTCCTTTATCAGCTCTGGCTCTTTATAGCGCCGGGGCTCTACGCCAATGAAAAGAAAATGATTCTCCCTTTTGTGTTAGGGGGAACGGTAATGTTTGTGATCGGTGTGCTTTTTTCTTACTATATCGTCACGCCGTTTGGTTTTCAATTTCTTATCACTTTTGGTTCATTTCTCTATACCCCTTTGATCAACATCGAAGATTATGTAGGATTTTTTACGAAGATTATGGTGGGTTTTGGTATTTCGTTTGAATTGCCTGTATTTGCTTATTTTTTAGCATTATTGGGGTTGGTGACTGATCGCACGCTTGTTGACTTTTTCAAATATGCGATTGTCATTATTTTTGTGGTTGCAGCGCTTTTAACTCCTCCCGATGTCCTGACTCAGTTTCTTATGGCTGTACCTCTCGTGCTCCTGTATGGTCTATCTATCCTTATTGTTCGCATGGTCAATCCTGCCCCAAAAGAAGAGAATGACGAATAA
- a CDS encoding RNA pyrophosphohydrolase: MQNEKRYRPNVAAVILSSRYPHKCEFFVAHRSDIKNAWQFPQGGIDEGETPQEALYRELHEEIGCNKVEILGEFPEWISYDFPSIARGKQYPFDGQKQKYFLVRLKEDAVIDLNAFEIPEFVEHEFVEYDELFKKVTYFKKKVYRKVIDYFVQEGFI, translated from the coding sequence ATGCAAAATGAAAAACGTTATCGTCCTAATGTTGCAGCTGTCATCCTCTCTTCCAGATATCCGCATAAGTGTGAATTCTTTGTTGCGCATCGCAGTGACATCAAAAATGCATGGCAATTTCCTCAAGGGGGTATCGACGAAGGGGAAACGCCTCAAGAGGCCCTCTACAGAGAGCTGCATGAAGAGATCGGTTGCAATAAGGTGGAAATTCTAGGAGAATTTCCTGAGTGGATATCTTATGATTTTCCCAGTATAGCAAGAGGGAAGCAGTATCCTTTTGACGGACAAAAGCAAAAATATTTTTTAGTTCGCCTAAAGGAGGATGCCGTCATTGATCTCAATGCATTCGAGATACCTGAATTTGTAGAACATGAGTTTGTAGAGTATGATGAGCTTTTTAAAAAAGTAACCTATTTTAAGAAAAAAGTGTATCGAAAGGTGATTGACTATTTTGTGCAAGAAGGTTTTATTTGA
- a CDS encoding zinc chelation protein SecC: MPKISINASCPCGSGDKYKKCCRIYHQGAKAPDALTLMKTRYSAYAANEYAYIIKTTHPKNPDYSIEMQTWKTSILAFSNHTEFLGLEIIEFIDTPHEAFVTFTAHLSSGILNEKSRFLKTDGKWLYVDGVLF; encoded by the coding sequence ATGCCTAAAATTTCTATCAATGCATCATGTCCCTGCGGGAGCGGAGATAAATATAAAAAATGCTGCCGTATTTACCACCAAGGAGCGAAAGCTCCGGATGCATTAACCTTAATGAAAACTCGTTATAGCGCATACGCTGCAAATGAATATGCTTATATTATCAAAACAACGCACCCTAAGAATCCGGATTACTCTATAGAAATGCAAACATGGAAAACCTCTATTCTTGCATTTAGTAACCATACAGAATTTCTGGGTTTGGAGATCATTGAATTCATAGATACCCCCCATGAAGCATTTGTTACTTTCACAGCACATCTTTCAAGCGGTATCTTAAACGAAAAAAGCCGTTTTTTAAAAACGGATGGCAAATGGCTCTACGTAGACGGAGTATTGTTTTAA
- a CDS encoding DNA polymerase III subunit delta', with translation MKLASQVLITSNIEAAIAELEAAKTTERFVKIIKEDTFLVEDAKLAVEKAYLASEETTVIILAAKLFSPIAQNKLLKVIEEPPAKKEFILLTSSKATILGTIRSRLPVVTFLTTAKEEDFGLEVRQLSLGSVYKFVQTHQRTNAKEMKRVVEYIGKTAMHSEAYDIDEKTLTLFSNAFIALDMGSPPVFVLNVLLLKLLARKKH, from the coding sequence ATGAAGCTGGCCAGCCAAGTTCTTATCACTTCAAATATCGAAGCAGCCATTGCAGAACTTGAAGCGGCAAAAACGACAGAACGTTTTGTAAAAATTATTAAAGAAGATACTTTTTTGGTAGAAGATGCCAAATTGGCTGTTGAAAAAGCTTATTTGGCAAGCGAAGAAACCACTGTGATCATTCTTGCCGCAAAGCTGTTTTCTCCTATCGCGCAAAATAAACTGCTCAAAGTGATCGAAGAGCCTCCCGCCAAAAAAGAATTTATTTTGCTCACTTCAAGCAAAGCAACGATTCTTGGCACTATTCGTTCAAGACTCCCTGTGGTCACATTTTTGACAACCGCTAAAGAAGAGGATTTTGGTTTGGAGGTGAGACAGCTCTCTTTGGGCAGTGTATATAAGTTTGTGCAGACACATCAGCGTACAAACGCCAAAGAGATGAAGCGAGTGGTCGAGTATATCGGTAAAACGGCTATGCATTCGGAAGCTTATGATATAGATGAAAAAACATTGACACTTTTTTCTAATGCATTTATAGCTTTAGACATGGGTTCTCCCCCGGTATTTGTTCTTAATGTATTGCTTTTGAAGCTTTTGGCAAGAAAAAAGCATTAA